CGGGGTAATCCCGCGGGTCATATTCCAGATCGGCGTCCTGGATGAGCAGGATATCGCCGGTCGCGTGTTGGATCGCCGTGCGCACGGCCGCCCCCTTGCCTTGGTTCTGCTCGTGGTAGAAGACGCGCAGATCCCCTGCCTGTTCCTCCTCTTGCAGAACCTCTCGGGTGCCGTCGGTGGATCCGTCGTCCACCACGATGATCTCCTTCTCCAACCTGACCGGGCCTGGTCGTCTCAGGACGATCGCGACGTCATCGTTGATCTCCAGAGGCACGGCTCGCACGCGGGCGAGGATCTCCCGGATGGTGGCCTCTTCGTTGTAGACCGGTATCAGAATTGAGAGCTTCAAGACGACCTCCGCAACTCGATAGCGGCATTATAGCCGCCCCTGTCCGATGAAGCAAAGCGTGACGGGATCGGTGGGGAGCCCCCGATGTGGTTGTGGGGCCGGATGTAAGCCGGTGGAAGGCCGTGTCCAGCCTCGCGCCGTAATCAGGCGGCCATCCCCATAAGATTGGCCCTGGGCGGCGGCGAATATGAACGCAAAAGACACCGGGAGTGTTCCCTTGGCCCCGGGCATGGACGGCTCCCGCCCCACGCGAAAACGCCCCGCCGTATGGCGGGGCGCATGACTCACCGATGATGCCAGCTTACCCCTCGCCTACCTGGTGTGCCAGGATGATGGCCCAGGCGACTTCCTTCATGGGTTTGCGGTTGTTCATGGACATCTTCTGGATCTTGCGGAAGGCCTCGGCCTCCGTCAACCCCTGGCGATCCATGAGGATGCCCTTCGCCCGGTCCACCAGCTTGCGGGTCTCCAGCGCGTCTTGCAGATCTTCCACCTGTTTCTGCATCTCCAGGAACTCCTGGAATCGCGCCAATGCCACCTCGATGGCGGGCGCCAGATCGGTCTCCCGGATGGGCTTCACCAGATAGCCCACCACCCCGGCCTCGCGCGCTCGTTCCACCAGATCCTGCTGACTGTAGGCGCTCAAGAGCAATACCGGTGCGATGCGCTCTTCCGTCAGGATCTTGGCTGCCTCGATGCCATCCATGTCCGGCATCTTGATATCCATGATGACGATGTCCGGCTTCAACTCCCTTGCCAGGTTGACGGCACTGCGACCATCCCCAACCTCGCCCACGACCAGATAACCAAGGTTGGTCAGCATCTCTCGAAGATCCAGCCGGATCAATGACTCATCGTCGGCAATGATGACCCGAGTCTTACCCACTGTTGATCACCCCCCACGGAGAGTTTTGGTGAAGCGATGCACCACGCCTCAGCTGTGACAGTCCGATCGTACCATCTGCTGTCGGGCCGTCCATCTACAGTTCCGGCCGCTTCGGGAACGATATCTCGGCGACGACTCCCCCTTCTCGATTGTGGATCGTGAATGTGCCTTTGAGATCATCCCGAACCAGGGTTCGCACGATCTGCAAACCCAGGCTGTCGCTTTGCTCCAGCGAGAAGCCCACGGGCAACCCTCTCCCATCGTCCACGATCCGAATCGTCACACGATCGGCGATGTTGGTGAGTTCGACCTGAATGTGGCCTTCTCGCTCGCCCCCGTCGAATCCATGCTCCAGCGCGTTCAACAGCAGCTCGTTGAACACCAGCGCGCAGTCAGTGGCCTGATCCTCATCCAGGTAAATGCTGGGTCCTCGCAGCTCGATGCGGATCTGGCACCCCGGCTTCAGCGCGACTTGCTCGATCTGGCCGATGATGCGCTGGAAGATCTCACGGATGTTGATCTGCTGTCCCTTATCCCGGGACAGAAAGTCGTGGATGACGGCCACGCTCCAGACGCGATTGACCGCCTCTTCCAATTGCTGGCGCGCTTCCTCCGTCTTGCACCGCCGGGCCTGCAGCCGCAGCACAGAGACGATGTTCTGCAGGTCGTTCTTCACCCGGTGGTGGACCTCCTGCACCCGGATGCGCTGCACGTTCAGCTCTTGTTGCTTCCGGCGGGCCTCCGTGTCGTCATGGACGAGGATCATG
This is a stretch of genomic DNA from Chloroflexota bacterium. It encodes these proteins:
- a CDS encoding response regulator, translated to MGKTRVIIADDESLIRLDLREMLTNLGYLVVGEVGDGRSAVNLARELKPDIVIMDIKMPDMDGIEAAKILTEERIAPVLLLSAYSQQDLVERAREAGVVGYLVKPIRETDLAPAIEVALARFQEFLEMQKQVEDLQDALETRKLVDRAKGILMDRQGLTEAEAFRKIQKMSMNNRKPMKEVAWAIILAHQVGEG